A stretch of DNA from Longimicrobium sp.:
GCCGTCCGGCGACCACTGCGTGTAGCCGATGCGCGTGCCGGCCGGGAGCCGCACCGGGCGCTGCGCCCCCGTGGCGAGGTCCTGGAAGGTGATCCCCGTGATCCACGACGTGCGCCCCGCCGCCGGGCCGTTGATGCGCGGCGAGATGCGGAAGCCGGCCAGCCGCAGCTCCGGCTCCGCCAGCTCGGCGATGCCCGGAAGGTTCTCGCGCTCCAGCAGCGCCAGCGTCCTGCGGTCGCGCGACACGCTCACGCCGGGCGTGGGCGGCGCGTTCAGGATCTGCGGGATCGGCGCGGGAGGCGTCAGGTAGCCGGCTCCGGTGGCCGGCTGCTGCGCCGCGGCGGGCAGCGCCAGGAGCGCCGATGCCGCCAGGGCGCGGAGCAGGGGGGTACGGGATTGCATACGCGTTCTCGCCTGGGGATGGGCGGTTCCGGCGTCCGCGGGGAGCGGCGCGCCGGGGTGCGGTTTTGTTAGCATCCCGAAACATCGTGCGGCGCGGCGCGCGGAGCAAGGACCGGTTCGCTCCGCACCTTGTGCCACGGCGGGGCGCCGGATCATTATTCGCGCGCCGTCCGCTTCCATCCCCCCGCAGCCCTCCGCAGAGATGCCAGCCACCCCCGCCTTCCGCGCGCAGCACACGCCGGTCCCGCTCGGCCCGGTGGAGCGCGACACCATCCCGCGCCTCTTCCTGGGCGGCGTGGACCGCTTCGCCCACCCCGCCGCCCTGCGCCGCAAGGTGGACGGCGCGTGGCGCGAGTGGCCCGCGCGCGAGGTGGAGGCGCAGGCAGCGCGGCTGGCCGCGGCACTGGAGCTGGCGGGCGTCGGCCCGGGCGACCGCGTGGCGCTCCTCTCCGAGAACCGCCCGGAGTGGGCGATCACCGACTTCGCCGTCACGGGAATGGGCGCCATCGACGTCCCCATCTACCCGACCCTCCCCGCCGCCCAGATCGCCTACATCCTGCGCGACTGCGGTGCGCGGGCCATCATGGTCTCCACCCGCGCGCAGCTCGCCAAGATCCAGGGGATCCGCTCCGGCCTTCCCGACCTGCGCCTGGTGGTGGCCTTCGACGACCCCGCCGAGACCCCCGACGTGCGCCGCTGGGAAGAGGTGCAGGAGGAGGGCCGGCGGCTGGTCGAGGAGGGTCGCGCGGGGAGCTTCCGCGAGCGCGCCCTCGCCGTCGGGCGCGATGAGGTCGCGACACTGATCTACACATCGGGGACGACGGGCGACCCCAAGGGGGTGATGCTCACCCACTTCAACCTCTGCTCCAACGTCGCGGGGAGCCAGCAGCACGGCCTCTCCGACGTCATTCTCAGCGGCGACCGCACGCTCTCCTTCCTCCCGCTGAGCCACGTCTTCGAGCGGATGGTGGACTACCTGTACTGGGACGTGGGCGCGTCCATCTCGTACGCCGAGAGCTTCGAAAAGGTGGTCGACAACATGGGCGAAGTGGCGCCGAACATCGCCGTGGCGGTGCCGCGCCTTTTCGAAAAGATCTACTCCCGCGTAACCGGCGCCACCGGGATCAAGAAGGCGCTCGTCGGATGGGCGCTCGGCGTCGGCACCCGCGTCGCCGATCTGCGTCTCGCCGGCGCGCAGCCCTCCGGCGCGCTCGCCATCCAGTACCGCCTCGCGGACCGGCTGGTCTTCTCCAAGCTGCGCGCGCGCACCGGCGGCCGCGTGCGCAACTTCGTCAGCGGCGGCGCGCCCCTTTCCGAGGACGTGGCCAAGTTCTTCTTCGCCGCGGGGCTGCCGGTGTACGAGGGCTACGGCCTCACCGAAACCTCGCCCGTGATCGCGGTGAACAAGCCCGGCAAGGTAAAGCTGGGTACCGTCGGCGCCATCATCCCCGGCGTCGAAGTGGCGATCGCGGAGGAGACGGGCGAGATCCTGACCCGCGGACCGCACGTGATGAAGGGCTACTGGAACCGCCCCGACGCCACCGCCGAGGCCATCGGCGCGGACGGCTGGTTCCACACGGGCGACATCGGCGAGATCACGCCGGACGGCTTCCTGCGCATCACGGACCGCCTCAAGAACATCATCGTGACCGCGGGCGGCAAGAACGTGGCGCCGCAGCCGATGGAGAACGTCGCGCTCCTCTCCCCCTTCGTCGCGCAGATCGTGATGCTGGGCGACCGCCGCCCGTTCACCACCTTTCTGATCGTCCCCGAATGGGAGACGCTGGAGCCGTGGGCCGCGCAGCAGTCCATCCCCGGCGACCGCGCCACCCTCTGCGCCGACCGCCGCGTCACGGAGCTGCTGGAGCGCGAGACGATCGGCCGCCTCAAGGGCTTCGCGCGCTACGAGATCCCCAAGCGCGTCCTCCTGATCCACGAGGAGTTCACCATCGACGCCGGCCTCCTGACCCCCAAGCTCAGCATCAAGCGCAAAGCCGTCGAACAGCGCTACCGCGCCCAGATCGAGGAGCTGTACAGCGGCCACACCGTCGAGTAAGCCTGGCCCCCGCTCCCCTCGCGCCCGCGTGCGGACTCGCCCGGTATTTGCCTCCTGAAGCGGGCACCTACCCACCGGGAGATCTCATGAAGTTCATCAGCATCGACGGCCCGCAGGACCGATGGGATGAGATCCGCGAAGCCGTCACCGAAGACACCATCGCGCTGACATCTGGCGGCGAGCCGTTCGCGTTGGCCGTCGATCTCAAGGACTTCGAAGATCCCGCCGAGCTCGACATCGCCATCCGGCAGCTCCGCGTCCAGCATGCGATCGCACGTGTTCGGGAGGACGCGCGCAGAAACGGGACGGATCAGCTTACGATGGATGACATTGATGCGGAGATCCGTGCGGCCAGAGCGGAACGGCGGCGATCAGGGCCGTCCTAACCCTGCTTCGCCCCGATCTGACACAAGGTGCCATGTCTCGAATAACGCGGAAACTGGCGCTGGATTCGGCCGCGCTAAGACGCGGTGAGAGATTCTGCGAGTTGCATGGAACGACCCTCTCAAAACTGGTCAACGACTTCTTACTCCAGCTTCCCACTGATGGAGAAGAGGCCGATCTCACTCCGGCAGTTCGCCGCCTCAGGGGAATCGCCAGCGGTGACGTGGATGAGGCGGATTACCATCGTCATCTGACGGAGAAGTACGGTTTCTGAACGCGATCAGCGCTCTGTCGGATGCACGCAGACGAGCGCGGTTCCACACAGGGAACCTCTGTAACGCACCGTAGCTGGCGGCGCACGAGCCGGCTTCAGCCGCCTTCGCGTAGTTCCAGCCGGGGGATTCATCCCCCGGCGCCCCGCCGCCGCACCGACGCTTGCCTCCCGCACCGGTTCCCCGCCGCCGCACCGGTGTCCGCGCTGGCACCGATCACCCCCGCACCACCGCCCCCGTAGCCTGCGAAGGCAGGCTTCCCGCAGTCGTTGAAGCGGTTTCAACCGCCGGGCGAGGGGCCTCCCCCCCGCCCCGGAAACACTTGCCGTCCCACCTCCCCGCAAACAGATTTCCAATCCCTCCCTCCCACACCGCCCGCCACTCCGCGGCCGGTGCTCCCCCGCTGTACGAGCTCCCTCCCCATGACGCACCCGTTTAAACCATCGCGCCCCGGGCGGCATCCTATCCCCGAAGGCAGGAAGCCCCACCCCTCCCCGGTGCGATTGGATGATCGCGATGCAGGCTGAGCCGACGGTACTCGCCCCCACGGCGAGCCTTGCCGTGCGGCGCGCACAACAGGGCGACGTAGCCGCGTTCGAGCAGCTGTACCGCGAGAACCTGGGGCGGGTGTACGCGCTCTGCATGCGGCTGTGCGGCGACCCCGGCCGCGCCGAGGAGCTCACGCAGGACGTCTTCGTGCGGGCGTGGGAGAAGATCGGGTCGTTCGAGGGGAAGAGCGCCTTCAGCACCTGGCTGCACCGGCTGGCCGTGAACGTGGTGCTGGGCGACCGCCGGTCGGAGAAGGTGAGGGTGGCGAAGGTGTTGGTGACCGACGATCTGGAATCATACGAAACTCCGTCGCGCAGCCACGACCCGTGCGACGCGATCGACCTGGAGCGGGCAATCGCGGCGCTGCCGCCGGGCGCACGCGCGGTGCTGGTCCTCCACGACGTGGAAGGGTACAAGCACGAGGAGATCGCGGAGATGCAGGGAACCGCGGTGGGCACGTGCAAGGCACAGCTCCACCGGGCGCGCAGGCTTCTGCGGGAGATGCTTGGAAGATGAATCACGAATACGTGCTGGAGCGGCTGGACGACTGGGCGGCCAACGAGCTTCCCGACGACGATCGCCAGGCGGTGGAGTTCCACCTGGCCGTCTGCGGCGACTGCCGCGCCGAGGCGGAGGCGCTCCGCTCGCTGGTGGAAGACGTCGCCACCCTGCCGCTGGAAATGACTCCGGGCCGCGACCTGTGGGCTGGGATCGCCGCCCGCATCGAGCCGCGGACGGACGTGGTGTCCATCACCAGCGCGCGCCGCTGGCAGGCGCCGCGCTGGCTCACCATGGCCGCGACCATCGTGGGCGTGGCGGTCTCATCGTCGCTCATCACCCTCAAGGTGATGGAGAAGCGAGAGCCTGCCGTCAGTGCGCCGGTCGCGAGCGCCCCGGTGCAGAGCGTGGCCGCGCCGTCCACCGCCACGCCGACGGCGCTGGTCGCCTTCAAGCCCGCGGAGCAGGACTACGAAGTCGCCATCGCGGACTTGGAGCGCGTCCTCACGGCCCGGCGCGCCACCCTCGCGCCCGAGACGGTGAAGACGCTGGAGACCAACCTGCGCATCATCGACGAGGCGATCCGCCAGTCGCGCGAGGCGCTGGTAAAGGACCCCAACAGCCGCGAGCTGACCGACATGCTCGCCGACGCCTACGGGCAGAA
This window harbors:
- a CDS encoding long-chain fatty acid--CoA ligase — translated: MPATPAFRAQHTPVPLGPVERDTIPRLFLGGVDRFAHPAALRRKVDGAWREWPAREVEAQAARLAAALELAGVGPGDRVALLSENRPEWAITDFAVTGMGAIDVPIYPTLPAAQIAYILRDCGARAIMVSTRAQLAKIQGIRSGLPDLRLVVAFDDPAETPDVRRWEEVQEEGRRLVEEGRAGSFRERALAVGRDEVATLIYTSGTTGDPKGVMLTHFNLCSNVAGSQQHGLSDVILSGDRTLSFLPLSHVFERMVDYLYWDVGASISYAESFEKVVDNMGEVAPNIAVAVPRLFEKIYSRVTGATGIKKALVGWALGVGTRVADLRLAGAQPSGALAIQYRLADRLVFSKLRARTGGRVRNFVSGGAPLSEDVAKFFFAAGLPVYEGYGLTETSPVIAVNKPGKVKLGTVGAIIPGVEVAIAEETGEILTRGPHVMKGYWNRPDATAEAIGADGWFHTGDIGEITPDGFLRITDRLKNIIVTAGGKNVAPQPMENVALLSPFVAQIVMLGDRRPFTTFLIVPEWETLEPWAAQQSIPGDRATLCADRRVTELLERETIGRLKGFARYEIPKRVLLIHEEFTIDAGLLTPKLSIKRKAVEQRYRAQIEELYSGHTVE
- a CDS encoding zf-HC2 domain-containing protein; translation: MNHEYVLERLDDWAANELPDDDRQAVEFHLAVCGDCRAEAEALRSLVEDVATLPLEMTPGRDLWAGIAARIEPRTDVVSITSARRWQAPRWLTMAATIVGVAVSSSLITLKVMEKREPAVSAPVASAPVQSVAAPSTATPTALVAFKPAEQDYEVAIADLERVLTARRATLAPETVKTLETNLRIIDEAIRQSREALVKDPNSRELTDMLADAYGQKLNVLQQAVEL
- a CDS encoding RNA polymerase sigma factor — encoded protein: MIAMQAEPTVLAPTASLAVRRAQQGDVAAFEQLYRENLGRVYALCMRLCGDPGRAEELTQDVFVRAWEKIGSFEGKSAFSTWLHRLAVNVVLGDRRSEKVRVAKVLVTDDLESYETPSRSHDPCDAIDLERAIAALPPGARAVLVLHDVEGYKHEEIAEMQGTAVGTCKAQLHRARRLLREMLGR